One segment of Apus apus isolate bApuApu2 chromosome 1, bApuApu2.pri.cur, whole genome shotgun sequence DNA contains the following:
- the CEP83 gene encoding centrosomal protein of 83 kDa isoform X3, translated as MDALGSVLPPVAGNGETADLQELHKLLMNTKMRCEHHKANYQTLKAEHLRLQEEYTKSQDELKQLLVEKQTVHEKFQQLLAEYQEELLGKTQELEKMKMQVLTPQKLELLKAQIQQELELPMTERYRKLENEVEKYRTEYNKLRYEHTFLKSEFEHQKEEHAHILEEEKIKYEAEAEKKSSEIQIDRLEKELQMSHEQNSLLTGKLDKSELEVNSLAAKVEELKNSHKSEIANVKLEAARTKSEAERERDKIQSEMSGLLSDKEILKATVERLKALLVEKDRELIRKVQAAKEEFFEKNAALQEEKLELENRLADLEKVKLEQEAWRQTEKEQYEEKLCVAEMAEESAKKELQRLRLKIQQQANQAEELEEKKREIADLKQQIHDMQLQVASLSQSENDVLESNQKLKEIIERLKQDCQHARTQAEKAQLETEKTLEYKRMEWLEEKHVLTQRISEKEEKYNEMKNKLHRAAVAQKKRKTLTDNKQRRMREKLQLLEAKMQELEKENQVLNRQNVSYEEYARLQRRLKDLQRRHNEFRTLILSPNIPSLSPVSIITSALPPGPEVSFQLLQEEQHQRELSLLRKRLEELETTQRKQLRDLGPPWEAATVGISRHLARNNGIGDGLAPSEDST; from the exons ATGGATGCTTTGGGCAGTGTCCTTCCTCCTGTGGCTGGAAATGGTGAAACAGCCGATCTTCAAGAATTGCATAAACTTCTGATGAATACAAAAATGCGATGTGAACACCACAAAGCAAATTATCAAACTTTAAAGGCAGAACATCTAAG ACTACAGGAGGAATATACAAAATCACAAGATGAACTGAAGCAGTTGTTAGTTGAAAAGCAGACTGTACATGAAaaatttcagcagcttcttgctGAATATCAGGAGGAATTGCTGGGTAAAACACAAGAGttggaaaaaatgaagatgCAG GTGCTAACTCCTCAAAAATTAGAACTGttaaaagcacaaatacagCAGGAATTGGAGCTGCCTATGACAGAACGTTATCGAAAGCTGGAAAAT gaagtggaaaaatacagaacagaataTAACAAACTTCGTTATGAGCATACTTTTCTGAAATCAGAATTTGAACATCAAAAGGAAGAACATGCGCATATTTTAGAAGAGGAGAAGATAAAATACGAGGCTGAG GCAGAAAAGAAgtcttctgaaatacagattgATCGACTTGAGAAAGAACTGCAGATGAGTCATGAGCAGAACAGTCTTTTAACTGGTAAACTTGACAAATCTGAACTCGAAGTCAATTCCTTAGCTGCTAAA GTAGAAGAACTTAAAAATTCTCATAAATCGGAAATAGCAAATGTCAAACTGGAGGCAGCAAGAACAAAGAGTgaggcagaaagagagagagacaagatTCAAAGTGAAATGAGTG GATTGCTGTCAGACAAGGAAATTCTTAAGGCAACTGTTGAACGTCTTAAGGCACTTTTAGTAGAAAAGGATCGGGAGCTAATTCGTAAAGTGCAAGCTGCCAAAGAggaattttttgaaaaaaatgcagccttACAGGAGGAAAA GTTAGAACTCGAGAATAGATTAGCTGATCTAGAGAAGGTGAAACTGGAACAAGAAGCTTGGAGACAAACTGAGAAGGAACAGTATGAAGAGAAACTATGTGTTGCAGAGATGGCAGAAGAATCTGCCAAGAAGGAACTTCAGCGTTTGAG attaaaaattcAACAGCAAGCTAATCAGGCAGAGGAGTTGGAAGAAAAGAAACGTGAAATTGCTGATCTGAAGCAG caaattcATGACATGCAACTCCAGGTTGCCTCACTTTCTCAATCAGAAAATGATGTGCTGGAGTCTAATCAGAAGTTGAAGGAAATAATAGAGCGCTTGAAACAAGACTGTCAACATGCAAGGACTCAGGCAGAAAAAGCTCAGCTGGAAAcagagaa GACTTTAGAATACAAACGCATGGAATGGCTTGAGGAGAAGCATGTGCTTACTCAGCGCATCagtgagaaggaagagaaatacaATGAAATGAAGAATAAGCTACATCGAGCTGCTGTTGCTCAGAAAAAG AGAAAGACTCTCACTGATAATAAACAAAGGAGGATGCGAGAGAAACTGCAACTTTTGGAAGCCAAGATGCAAgagctagaaaaagaaaatcaggtgCTAAATAG GCAGAACGTTTCCTATGAAGAATATGCAcgtctccagaggagactgaAGGATTTGCAACGTAGGCACAATGAATTCCGGACATTAATCCTGAGCCCTAACATACCATCACTCAGTCCAGTCAGTATCATAACATCTGCCTTGCCTCCTGGGCCTGAAGTGTCCTTCCAACTTCTACAG GAGGAACAGCATCAAAGAGAGCTTTCCCTGCTACGCAAGCGGTTGGAAGAACTAGAAACCACGCAGAGAAAACAGCTGCGAGACCTGGGACCACCTTGGGAGGCAGCAACAGTGGGCATATCCAGGCACCTGGCCAGAAATAATGGCATTGGAGATGGCCTTGCACCAAGTGAGGACTCCACATGA
- the CEP83 gene encoding centrosomal protein of 83 kDa isoform X4: MDALGSVLPPVAGNGETADLQELHKLLMNTKMRCEHHKANYQTLKAEHLRLQEEYTKSQDELKQLLVEKQTVHEKFQQLLAEYQEELLGKTQELEKMKMQVLTPQKLELLKAQIQQELELPMTERYRKLENEVEKYRTEYNKLRYEHTFLKSEFEHQKEEHAHILEEEKIKYEAEIARLDKDKEELHNQLLSIDPTRDSKRLEALSREKAQLHQKLKGLEAEVAELRAERDNCGVQAESVQRVQMRQLAEMQAMTRSLEAEKKSSEIQIDRLEKELQMSHEQNSLLTGKLDKSELEVNSLAAKVEELKNSHKSEIANVKLEAARTKSEAERERDKIQSEMSGLLSDKEILKATVERLKALLVEKDRELIRKVQAAKEEFFEKNAALQEEKLELENRLADLEKVKLEQEAWRQTEKEQYEEKLCVAEMAEESAKKELQRLRLKIQQQANQAEELEEKKREIADLKQQIHDMQLQVASLSQSENDVLESNQKLKEIIERLKQDCQHARTQAEKAQLETEKTLEYKRMEWLEEKHVLTQRISEKEEKYNEMKNKLHRAAVAQKKAEKDSH; the protein is encoded by the exons ATGGATGCTTTGGGCAGTGTCCTTCCTCCTGTGGCTGGAAATGGTGAAACAGCCGATCTTCAAGAATTGCATAAACTTCTGATGAATACAAAAATGCGATGTGAACACCACAAAGCAAATTATCAAACTTTAAAGGCAGAACATCTAAG ACTACAGGAGGAATATACAAAATCACAAGATGAACTGAAGCAGTTGTTAGTTGAAAAGCAGACTGTACATGAAaaatttcagcagcttcttgctGAATATCAGGAGGAATTGCTGGGTAAAACACAAGAGttggaaaaaatgaagatgCAG GTGCTAACTCCTCAAAAATTAGAACTGttaaaagcacaaatacagCAGGAATTGGAGCTGCCTATGACAGAACGTTATCGAAAGCTGGAAAAT gaagtggaaaaatacagaacagaataTAACAAACTTCGTTATGAGCATACTTTTCTGAAATCAGAATTTGAACATCAAAAGGAAGAACATGCGCATATTTTAGAAGAGGAGAAGATAAAATACGAGGCTGAG ATTGCAAGACTGGATAAAGATAAAGAAGAACTCCATAATCAGCTGCTTAGTATTGATCCCACAAGGGACAGTAAACGCCTGGAAGCACTCTCCAGAGAAAAGGCACAACTGCATCAGAAATTAAAAGGCTTAGAAGCAGAAGTAGCAGAACTAAGAGCAGAAAGAGACAATTGTGGCGTGCAAGCAGAAAGTGTTCAAAGAGTACAAATGCGACAGTTAGCAGAGATGCAGGCTATGACAAGGTCTCTAGAG GCAGAAAAGAAgtcttctgaaatacagattgATCGACTTGAGAAAGAACTGCAGATGAGTCATGAGCAGAACAGTCTTTTAACTGGTAAACTTGACAAATCTGAACTCGAAGTCAATTCCTTAGCTGCTAAA GTAGAAGAACTTAAAAATTCTCATAAATCGGAAATAGCAAATGTCAAACTGGAGGCAGCAAGAACAAAGAGTgaggcagaaagagagagagacaagatTCAAAGTGAAATGAGTG GATTGCTGTCAGACAAGGAAATTCTTAAGGCAACTGTTGAACGTCTTAAGGCACTTTTAGTAGAAAAGGATCGGGAGCTAATTCGTAAAGTGCAAGCTGCCAAAGAggaattttttgaaaaaaatgcagccttACAGGAGGAAAA GTTAGAACTCGAGAATAGATTAGCTGATCTAGAGAAGGTGAAACTGGAACAAGAAGCTTGGAGACAAACTGAGAAGGAACAGTATGAAGAGAAACTATGTGTTGCAGAGATGGCAGAAGAATCTGCCAAGAAGGAACTTCAGCGTTTGAG attaaaaattcAACAGCAAGCTAATCAGGCAGAGGAGTTGGAAGAAAAGAAACGTGAAATTGCTGATCTGAAGCAG caaattcATGACATGCAACTCCAGGTTGCCTCACTTTCTCAATCAGAAAATGATGTGCTGGAGTCTAATCAGAAGTTGAAGGAAATAATAGAGCGCTTGAAACAAGACTGTCAACATGCAAGGACTCAGGCAGAAAAAGCTCAGCTGGAAAcagagaa GACTTTAGAATACAAACGCATGGAATGGCTTGAGGAGAAGCATGTGCTTACTCAGCGCATCagtgagaaggaagagaaatacaATGAAATGAAGAATAAGCTACATCGAGCTGCTGTTGCTCAGAAAAAGGCAG AGAAAGACTCTCACTGA
- the CEP83 gene encoding centrosomal protein of 83 kDa isoform X2 has product MDALGSVLPPVAGNGETADLQELHKLLMNTKMRCEHHKANYQTLKAEHLRLQEEYTKSQDELKQLLVEKQTVHEKFQQLLAEYQEELLGKTQELEKMKMQVLTPQKLELLKAQIQQELELPMTERYRKLENEVEKYRTEYNKLRYEHTFLKSEFEHQKEEHAHILEEEKIKYEAEIARLDKDKEELHNQLLSIDPTRDSKRLEALSREKAQLHQKLKGLEAEVAELRAERDNCGVQAESVQRVQMRQLAEMQAMTRSLEAEKKSSEIQIDRLEKELQMSHEQNSLLTGKLDKSELEVNSLAAKVEELKNSHKSEIANVKLEAARTKSEAERERDKIQSEMSGLLSDKEILKATVERLKALLVEKDRELIRKVQAAKEEFFEKNAALQEEKLELENRLADLEKVKLEQEAWRQTEKEQYEEKLCVAEMAEESAKKELQRLRLKIQQQANQAEELEEKKREIADLKQQIHDMQLQVASLSQSENDVLESNQKLKEIIERLKQDCQHARTQAEKAQLETEKTLEYKRMEWLEEKHVLTQRISEKEEKYNEMKNKLHRAAVAQKKRKTLTDNKQRRMREKLQLLEAKMQELEKENQVLNRQNVSYEEYARLQRRLKDLQRRHNEFRTLILSPNIPSLSPVSIITSALPPGPEVSFQLLQVCKM; this is encoded by the exons ATGGATGCTTTGGGCAGTGTCCTTCCTCCTGTGGCTGGAAATGGTGAAACAGCCGATCTTCAAGAATTGCATAAACTTCTGATGAATACAAAAATGCGATGTGAACACCACAAAGCAAATTATCAAACTTTAAAGGCAGAACATCTAAG ACTACAGGAGGAATATACAAAATCACAAGATGAACTGAAGCAGTTGTTAGTTGAAAAGCAGACTGTACATGAAaaatttcagcagcttcttgctGAATATCAGGAGGAATTGCTGGGTAAAACACAAGAGttggaaaaaatgaagatgCAG GTGCTAACTCCTCAAAAATTAGAACTGttaaaagcacaaatacagCAGGAATTGGAGCTGCCTATGACAGAACGTTATCGAAAGCTGGAAAAT gaagtggaaaaatacagaacagaataTAACAAACTTCGTTATGAGCATACTTTTCTGAAATCAGAATTTGAACATCAAAAGGAAGAACATGCGCATATTTTAGAAGAGGAGAAGATAAAATACGAGGCTGAG ATTGCAAGACTGGATAAAGATAAAGAAGAACTCCATAATCAGCTGCTTAGTATTGATCCCACAAGGGACAGTAAACGCCTGGAAGCACTCTCCAGAGAAAAGGCACAACTGCATCAGAAATTAAAAGGCTTAGAAGCAGAAGTAGCAGAACTAAGAGCAGAAAGAGACAATTGTGGCGTGCAAGCAGAAAGTGTTCAAAGAGTACAAATGCGACAGTTAGCAGAGATGCAGGCTATGACAAGGTCTCTAGAG GCAGAAAAGAAgtcttctgaaatacagattgATCGACTTGAGAAAGAACTGCAGATGAGTCATGAGCAGAACAGTCTTTTAACTGGTAAACTTGACAAATCTGAACTCGAAGTCAATTCCTTAGCTGCTAAA GTAGAAGAACTTAAAAATTCTCATAAATCGGAAATAGCAAATGTCAAACTGGAGGCAGCAAGAACAAAGAGTgaggcagaaagagagagagacaagatTCAAAGTGAAATGAGTG GATTGCTGTCAGACAAGGAAATTCTTAAGGCAACTGTTGAACGTCTTAAGGCACTTTTAGTAGAAAAGGATCGGGAGCTAATTCGTAAAGTGCAAGCTGCCAAAGAggaattttttgaaaaaaatgcagccttACAGGAGGAAAA GTTAGAACTCGAGAATAGATTAGCTGATCTAGAGAAGGTGAAACTGGAACAAGAAGCTTGGAGACAAACTGAGAAGGAACAGTATGAAGAGAAACTATGTGTTGCAGAGATGGCAGAAGAATCTGCCAAGAAGGAACTTCAGCGTTTGAG attaaaaattcAACAGCAAGCTAATCAGGCAGAGGAGTTGGAAGAAAAGAAACGTGAAATTGCTGATCTGAAGCAG caaattcATGACATGCAACTCCAGGTTGCCTCACTTTCTCAATCAGAAAATGATGTGCTGGAGTCTAATCAGAAGTTGAAGGAAATAATAGAGCGCTTGAAACAAGACTGTCAACATGCAAGGACTCAGGCAGAAAAAGCTCAGCTGGAAAcagagaa GACTTTAGAATACAAACGCATGGAATGGCTTGAGGAGAAGCATGTGCTTACTCAGCGCATCagtgagaaggaagagaaatacaATGAAATGAAGAATAAGCTACATCGAGCTGCTGTTGCTCAGAAAAAG AGAAAGACTCTCACTGATAATAAACAAAGGAGGATGCGAGAGAAACTGCAACTTTTGGAAGCCAAGATGCAAgagctagaaaaagaaaatcaggtgCTAAATAG GCAGAACGTTTCCTATGAAGAATATGCAcgtctccagaggagactgaAGGATTTGCAACGTAGGCACAATGAATTCCGGACATTAATCCTGAGCCCTAACATACCATCACTCAGTCCAGTCAGTATCATAACATCTGCCTTGCCTCCTGGGCCTGAAGTGTCCTTCCAACTTCTACAG GTGTGCAAAATGTAA
- the CEP83 gene encoding centrosomal protein of 83 kDa isoform X1, which translates to MDALGSVLPPVAGNGETADLQELHKLLMNTKMRCEHHKANYQTLKAEHLRLQEEYTKSQDELKQLLVEKQTVHEKFQQLLAEYQEELLGKTQELEKMKMQVLTPQKLELLKAQIQQELELPMTERYRKLENEVEKYRTEYNKLRYEHTFLKSEFEHQKEEHAHILEEEKIKYEAEIARLDKDKEELHNQLLSIDPTRDSKRLEALSREKAQLHQKLKGLEAEVAELRAERDNCGVQAESVQRVQMRQLAEMQAMTRSLEAEKKSSEIQIDRLEKELQMSHEQNSLLTGKLDKSELEVNSLAAKVEELKNSHKSEIANVKLEAARTKSEAERERDKIQSEMSGLLSDKEILKATVERLKALLVEKDRELIRKVQAAKEEFFEKNAALQEEKLELENRLADLEKVKLEQEAWRQTEKEQYEEKLCVAEMAEESAKKELQRLRLKIQQQANQAEELEEKKREIADLKQQIHDMQLQVASLSQSENDVLESNQKLKEIIERLKQDCQHARTQAEKAQLETEKTLEYKRMEWLEEKHVLTQRISEKEEKYNEMKNKLHRAAVAQKKRKTLTDNKQRRMREKLQLLEAKMQELEKENQVLNRQNVSYEEYARLQRRLKDLQRRHNEFRTLILSPNIPSLSPVSIITSALPPGPEVSFQLLQEEQHQRELSLLRKRLEELETTQRKQLRDLGPPWEAATVGISRHLARNNGIGDGLAPSEDST; encoded by the exons ATGGATGCTTTGGGCAGTGTCCTTCCTCCTGTGGCTGGAAATGGTGAAACAGCCGATCTTCAAGAATTGCATAAACTTCTGATGAATACAAAAATGCGATGTGAACACCACAAAGCAAATTATCAAACTTTAAAGGCAGAACATCTAAG ACTACAGGAGGAATATACAAAATCACAAGATGAACTGAAGCAGTTGTTAGTTGAAAAGCAGACTGTACATGAAaaatttcagcagcttcttgctGAATATCAGGAGGAATTGCTGGGTAAAACACAAGAGttggaaaaaatgaagatgCAG GTGCTAACTCCTCAAAAATTAGAACTGttaaaagcacaaatacagCAGGAATTGGAGCTGCCTATGACAGAACGTTATCGAAAGCTGGAAAAT gaagtggaaaaatacagaacagaataTAACAAACTTCGTTATGAGCATACTTTTCTGAAATCAGAATTTGAACATCAAAAGGAAGAACATGCGCATATTTTAGAAGAGGAGAAGATAAAATACGAGGCTGAG ATTGCAAGACTGGATAAAGATAAAGAAGAACTCCATAATCAGCTGCTTAGTATTGATCCCACAAGGGACAGTAAACGCCTGGAAGCACTCTCCAGAGAAAAGGCACAACTGCATCAGAAATTAAAAGGCTTAGAAGCAGAAGTAGCAGAACTAAGAGCAGAAAGAGACAATTGTGGCGTGCAAGCAGAAAGTGTTCAAAGAGTACAAATGCGACAGTTAGCAGAGATGCAGGCTATGACAAGGTCTCTAGAG GCAGAAAAGAAgtcttctgaaatacagattgATCGACTTGAGAAAGAACTGCAGATGAGTCATGAGCAGAACAGTCTTTTAACTGGTAAACTTGACAAATCTGAACTCGAAGTCAATTCCTTAGCTGCTAAA GTAGAAGAACTTAAAAATTCTCATAAATCGGAAATAGCAAATGTCAAACTGGAGGCAGCAAGAACAAAGAGTgaggcagaaagagagagagacaagatTCAAAGTGAAATGAGTG GATTGCTGTCAGACAAGGAAATTCTTAAGGCAACTGTTGAACGTCTTAAGGCACTTTTAGTAGAAAAGGATCGGGAGCTAATTCGTAAAGTGCAAGCTGCCAAAGAggaattttttgaaaaaaatgcagccttACAGGAGGAAAA GTTAGAACTCGAGAATAGATTAGCTGATCTAGAGAAGGTGAAACTGGAACAAGAAGCTTGGAGACAAACTGAGAAGGAACAGTATGAAGAGAAACTATGTGTTGCAGAGATGGCAGAAGAATCTGCCAAGAAGGAACTTCAGCGTTTGAG attaaaaattcAACAGCAAGCTAATCAGGCAGAGGAGTTGGAAGAAAAGAAACGTGAAATTGCTGATCTGAAGCAG caaattcATGACATGCAACTCCAGGTTGCCTCACTTTCTCAATCAGAAAATGATGTGCTGGAGTCTAATCAGAAGTTGAAGGAAATAATAGAGCGCTTGAAACAAGACTGTCAACATGCAAGGACTCAGGCAGAAAAAGCTCAGCTGGAAAcagagaa GACTTTAGAATACAAACGCATGGAATGGCTTGAGGAGAAGCATGTGCTTACTCAGCGCATCagtgagaaggaagagaaatacaATGAAATGAAGAATAAGCTACATCGAGCTGCTGTTGCTCAGAAAAAG AGAAAGACTCTCACTGATAATAAACAAAGGAGGATGCGAGAGAAACTGCAACTTTTGGAAGCCAAGATGCAAgagctagaaaaagaaaatcaggtgCTAAATAG GCAGAACGTTTCCTATGAAGAATATGCAcgtctccagaggagactgaAGGATTTGCAACGTAGGCACAATGAATTCCGGACATTAATCCTGAGCCCTAACATACCATCACTCAGTCCAGTCAGTATCATAACATCTGCCTTGCCTCCTGGGCCTGAAGTGTCCTTCCAACTTCTACAG GAGGAACAGCATCAAAGAGAGCTTTCCCTGCTACGCAAGCGGTTGGAAGAACTAGAAACCACGCAGAGAAAACAGCTGCGAGACCTGGGACCACCTTGGGAGGCAGCAACAGTGGGCATATCCAGGCACCTGGCCAGAAATAATGGCATTGGAGATGGCCTTGCACCAAGTGAGGACTCCACATGA